From the genome of Stigmatella aurantiaca, one region includes:
- the gspF gene encoding type II secretion system inner membrane protein GspF, with the protein MPVFEYRGLNSAGKTIKGLLEADSPKTLRSQLRKDGIFLTDVLGQAEGSRGAVRKGAGAALAERDIDLRKVARGRVTTEDIAITTRQLATLLGAGVTLVESLTALVDQVEKERFKRILSDIKQRVNEGSSLADALGQHQKVFGSLYVNMVRAGEASGALDTVLQRLADFTEGQAKLRQKIVGTMLYPAIMLVVGGGILVLLMTIVVPKVTKIFETMNATLPFTTRVLIAVSNFLQNWWFLIFPTLGLGIFGLVAFLRSPRGKPIWDRFALKAPVFGSLVRLLAISRFARTLATLLKSGVPLLAAMDIVKAVITNSVLSDVVEKARDAIREGESIANPLKRSGEFPPLVYHMVAIGERSGQLEEMLFSVADSYETQVDVRIGALTSLLEPILIVFMGAVIAFVAFSILMPILQVNSAIR; encoded by the coding sequence CGGGAAAAACCATCAAGGGGCTCTTGGAGGCAGACTCGCCCAAGACCCTGCGCAGCCAGCTGCGCAAGGATGGCATCTTCCTCACGGACGTGCTCGGCCAGGCCGAGGGCAGCCGGGGCGCGGTGCGCAAGGGCGCGGGCGCCGCGCTCGCCGAGCGTGACATCGACCTGCGCAAGGTGGCGCGCGGCCGTGTCACCACCGAGGACATCGCCATCACCACGCGCCAGCTCGCCACGCTCCTGGGCGCGGGCGTCACCCTGGTGGAGTCGCTCACCGCGCTGGTGGACCAGGTGGAGAAGGAGCGCTTCAAGCGCATCCTGTCCGACATCAAGCAGCGGGTGAACGAGGGCTCCTCGCTCGCCGACGCGCTGGGCCAGCACCAGAAGGTGTTCGGCTCGCTCTACGTGAACATGGTGCGCGCCGGCGAGGCCTCGGGCGCGCTGGACACGGTGCTCCAGCGGCTGGCGGACTTCACCGAGGGCCAGGCCAAGCTGCGCCAGAAGATCGTCGGCACCATGCTCTACCCCGCCATCATGCTGGTGGTGGGCGGCGGCATCCTCGTGCTGCTGATGACCATCGTCGTGCCGAAGGTGACGAAGATCTTCGAGACGATGAACGCCACCCTGCCCTTCACCACGCGGGTGCTCATCGCGGTGAGCAACTTCCTGCAGAACTGGTGGTTCCTCATCTTCCCCACCCTGGGCCTGGGCATCTTCGGGCTGGTGGCATTCCTGCGCAGTCCGCGCGGCAAGCCCATCTGGGACCGGTTCGCACTCAAGGCGCCCGTGTTCGGCAGCCTCGTGCGGCTGCTGGCCATCTCGCGCTTCGCGCGCACGCTGGCCACGCTGCTCAAGAGCGGCGTGCCACTGCTGGCCGCCATGGACATCGTCAAGGCGGTCATCACCAACTCGGTGCTCTCGGACGTGGTGGAGAAGGCGCGCGATGCCATCCGCGAGGGCGAGAGCATCGCCAACCCGCTCAAGCGCTCCGGGGAGTTCCCCCCGCTCGTCTACCACATGGTTGCCATCGGCGAGCGCTCCGGCCAGCTGGAGGAGATGCTCTTCTCGGTGGCGGACAGCTACGAGACACAGGTGGACGTGCGCATCGGCGCCCTCACCTCGCTGCTCGAGCCCATCCTCATCGTGTTCATGGGCGCGGTGATTGCATTCGTCGCCTTCTCGATCCTGATGCCCATCCTGCAGGTGAACTCGGCCATCCGGTAA
- the gspG gene encoding type II secretion system major pseudopilin GspG, which produces MDTTKKQQRRRRNRGMTLIEIMVVITILGLIAAAVGVAVIPQLNQARRDRAELDIKSIQNALKLYYTKKGNYPDTATGLRGLVEIQALEAIPRDPWNNEYVYLNEGGKPVIISYGGDGTAGGEGQDADISSRDANPAGK; this is translated from the coding sequence ATGGACACGACGAAGAAGCAGCAGCGCCGCCGCCGCAACCGCGGCATGACCCTGATCGAAATCATGGTCGTTATCACCATCCTCGGCCTCATCGCCGCGGCGGTGGGCGTGGCGGTCATCCCCCAGCTCAACCAGGCCCGCCGGGACCGCGCCGAGCTGGACATCAAGAGCATCCAGAACGCGCTCAAGCTCTACTACACGAAGAAGGGCAACTACCCCGACACGGCCACGGGCCTGCGGGGACTCGTGGAGATCCAGGCGCTGGAGGCCATCCCGAGGGACCCCTGGAACAACGAGTACGTGTACCTGAACGAGGGCGGCAAGCCCGTCATCATCTCCTACGGTGGCGACGGCACCGCGGGCGGCGAGGGCCAGGACGCGGACATCTCGTCGCGCGACGCGAACCCGGCCGGCAAGTAG